In Daucus carota subsp. sativus chromosome 4, DH1 v3.0, whole genome shotgun sequence, one DNA window encodes the following:
- the LOC108217657 gene encoding uncharacterized protein LOC108217657, with product MGILLENLTVPRATVVAAASISPIVGSLSVSPISKRREVIKLPESRGLKISSRRSSGSLTFNSRGVRRSARIVAETQDTAVVVPPVTDGTWKSDVLESETPVLVEFWAPWCGPCRMIHPIIDELAVEFAGKLKCYKLNTDESPNIPTEYGVRSIPTVILFKDGEKKDAVVGAVPKATLTTSIEKFL from the exons ATGGGTATTTTGCTTGAAAATCTCACCGTCCCACGCGCCACCGTTGTCGCGGCGGCGAGTATCTCTCCGATCGTAGGTTCATTATCTGTTTCTCCGATCTCGAAGCGCCGGGAAGTTATAAAGTTACCGGAATCTAGAGGACTCAAGATCTCTTCTCGCCGCTCTAGTGGATCGCTGACTTTTAATTCTAGAGGCGTTCGCCGTAGTGCAAGGATCGTTGCTGAAACTCAGGACACTGCTGTTGTAG TACCTCCTGTCACTGATGGGACGTGGAAGTCAGATGTACTCGAGTCTGAAACCCCTGTTCTGGTTGAATTTTGGGCACCATGGTGCGGCCCATGCCGCATGATCCATCCCATCATTGATGAACTGGCCGTAGAATTTGCGGGCAAACTCAAGTGTTACAAGCTGAACACTGATGAGAGTCCCAATATCCCAACCGAATATGGGGTCAGAAGCATTCCAACTGTTATACTTTTCAAAGACGGTGAGAAGAAAGATGCTGTTGTTGGTGCAGTTCCGAAAGCAACTCTAACCACAAGCATAGAGAAGTTCTTATAG
- the LOC108217659 gene encoding 3-deoxy-manno-octulosonate cytidylyltransferase, mitochondrial-like, whose translation MRSAERMKVAKEHGLLKKIASWCLKSKNMVHAIGQSFLKLLRTWECANLATTLGHVVVAKDDEKLATCCRGFGADVIMTSESCRNGDKS comes from the exons atgagGTCAGCTGAGAGAATGAAAGTGGCAAAGGAGCATGGACTTTTGAAGAAGATAGCAAGTTGGTGTCTTAAGTCCAAGAACATGGTACATGCAATTGGACAGTCGTTCCTAAAATTGCTG AGAACATGGGAATGTGCAAACTTGGCGACAACGCTGGGCCATGTTG TTGTTGCCAAGGATGATGAAAAACTTGCTACTTGTTGTCGAGGATTTGGTGCTGATGTTATAATGACATCCGAATCATGTCGAAATG GGGATAAAAGTTGA
- the LOC108217653 gene encoding uncharacterized protein LOC108217653 isoform X1 encodes MLSSGQSTWPHILVLLILYKFTISASKSVSYTKHCASVVPEATPTTYDTNVTFSELDTLNSFVPEGRRIFRQNSSVTSLNFRSVGRIYETDLKGVYKIDAELRIRVYNYIDDTYDFVSTSTQGRSSRRPRRFERLIFLIHGFWSESSGKGCLVGSAPWYSSKVYSVPEVTWYEYKLISEETVKEYYVFHNAESSVPGSKLGKICSFFNKMHLSDFSLEYARSCNSSLRKCSLLDGVDKYSPGYVSLYIIQCNEYRKMMRILVRLPTPGYDERYDMLDPNTTLVGEGLWDEKTNSLVIVACRTSSSSSSGDAHLGDCSFRLSLYYPSVWSIKTRDKVVGRIWTNKTAQDVGYFDPINFRNSVGFIKVPGFKYEYTEIEKVNKLCPTKALTRGERYPSGEFYDMRFDMSLQDSEYIGGGSAKPIFIGNKSYLDYSVFRTNSRQGGNGENVKSEVEFENVVSDNVQLNVSYKLGISLMSGVKSGSGRHSILHTSFRPHGYIIISAEGVYDSGTGSLCMTGCRNLAFRNFQDCDIVLHFHFPGSTRAKGGFMKGSIQSTRNQSDPHFFEQLNMTSSASTSSEERQSLWRIDLEITMVLICNMNACILVCFQLYHMKRYPSTVPHMSLVMLVILALGHLIPLVLNFEALSMAPQNTQTIKLGRFEWLEVNEVIVRVATMVAFIMQFRLLQLAWTARHAGQSTDPDISVAEIKTLLVLLPIYIVGGMDAYLLKWEKFNYSKSSRALNYSRVQYQQYTLWGYLRSYATLILDGFLFPQVILNLFQMSRQSALSMPFILGTTLVHSVPHAYHLYVNNYVYANPSADFYSAAWDTIIPLASFLLVAVIYLQQRYGGLVILPTKFRDLELYAKVPEA; translated from the exons ATGTTGAGTTCTGGCCAATCTACATGGCCTCATATTCTTGTCTTGTTGATTCTGTACAAGTTCACAATTTCAGCAAGTAAATCAGTCTCTTACACCAAACACTGTGCTTCTGTTGTCCCTGAGGCAACTCCAACAACTTATGATACAAATGTCACCTTTTCTGAACTGGATACCTTAAATTCTTTTGTGCCAGAGGGTCGAAGAATCTTCCGCCAGAATTCTTCTGTAACTTCTCTCAATTTTCGCTCAGTAGGACGTATCTATGAAACAGATCTTAAAGGTGTTTACAAGATTGATGCTGAGTTGAGAATACGggtttataattatattgatgATACTTATGATTTTGTGAGCACTTCAACTCAGGGAAGATCATCTCGACGTCCTAGGAGGTTTGAACGGTTGATATTCTTGATACATGGATTCTGGTCAGAGTCTTCTGGGAAAGGCTGCTTAGTGGGATCTGCTCCTTGGTACTCAAGTAAAG TATATTCTGTTCCTGAAGTAACTTGGTATGAGTATAAGTTAATATCTGAGGAAACTGTGAAAGAATACTATGTATTTCATAATGCTGAAAGTTCAGTTCCTGGTTCAAAACTTGGAAAGATATGTTCGTTTTTCAACAAAATGCATCTCTCTGATTTTTCTCTGGAGTATGCGCGCAGTTGCAACAGTTCTTTAAGGAAATGTTCTCTGCTTGACGGAGTAGATAAATATTCGCCTGGTTATGTTTCCTTGTATATCATTCAATGCAATGAATACAGAAAGATGATGCGCATTTTGGTACGCCTTCCGACCCCGGGCTATGATGAGAGGTATGATATGTTGGATCCCAACACAACATTAGTTGGGGAAGGATTGTGGGATGAGAAAACGAATTCTCTAGTCATCGTTGCTTGCAGGACTTCAAGTTCCAGTTCTTCCGGAGATGCTCATCTTGGGGATTGTTCATTTCGGTTAAGCCTGTATTACCCTTCAGTATGGTCAATTAAAACCAGGGACAAAGTTGTGGGACGGATTTGGACAAATAAGACTGCACAAGATGTAGGGTACTTCGACCCGATCAATTTCAGGAATTCTGTTGGATTCATAAAAGTGCCTGGTTTTAAGTATGAATACACTGAAATTGAGAAGGTAAATAAGCTATGCCCAACGAAGGCTCTTACAAGGGGAGAGAGATACCCAAGTGGAGAGTTCTATGATATGAGGTTTGACATGTCTTTGCAAGACTCAGAGTATATTGGTGGGGGTTCTGCAAAACCGATCTTCATAGGCAATAAATCGTATCTGGATTATTCTGTTTTTAGAACAAACTCAAGACAGGGAGGTAATGGAGAAAATGTAAAATCCGAAGTGGAGTTTGAAAATGTTGTTTCGGATAATGTTCAATTGAATGTTAGTTACAAATTGGGGATTTCATTAATGAGTGGTGTCAAATCGGGATCTGGCCGTCATTCTATACTGCATACATCCTTCAGACCACACggttatataattatatctgcTGAAGGAGTTTATGATTCTGGAACAGGATCCCTTTGTATGACAGGCTGTAGAAATCTGGCCTTTCGCAATTTTCAGGACTGTGATATAGTCCTGCATTTCCACTTCCCCGGATCAACCAGGGCTAAAGGTGGTTTTATGAAGGGTAGCATACAAAGCACAAGGAATCAAAGTGACCCGCATTTCTTTGAGCAGTTGAACATGACATCATCCGCCTCCACCAGTTCTGAGGAACGGCAATCCTTATGGAGGATTGATTTAGAGATCACAATGGTTTTGATCTGTAACATGAATGCATGTATACTTGTTTGTTTTCAGCTTTACCATATGAAAAGGTATCCTAGTACCGTTCCTCATATGTCACTTGTTATGCTTGTGATACTTGCATTGGGGCACCTGATCCCTCTCGTCCTAAACTTTGAAGCACTGTCCATGGCACCGCAAAATACACAAACTATAAAGCTAGGTAGATTTGAATGGCTAGAAGTGAATGAGGTGATTGTAAGAGTTGCTACAATGGTAGCCTTCATCATGCAATTCCGTCTCCTTCAATTAGCCTGGACTGCACGACATGCTGGCCAGAGTACTGATCCGGACATATCAGTTGCTGAGATAAAGACTTTACTAGTTTTGTTGCCAATATACATAGTTGGTGGGATGGATGCATATCTTTTGAAATGGGAGAAGTTTAACTATAGCAAGTCATCGCGTGCACTTAACTATTCACGAGTTCAGTACCAACAATATACTCTCTGGGGATATTTGAGATCATATGCTACCCTGATACTTGATGGCTTTCTCTTTCCCCAAGTAATTCTCAATTTATTCCAGATGTCAAGGCAAAGTGCTCTGTCTATGCCGTTTATCCTAGGAACGACATTGGTTCATTCAGTTCCTCATGCCTACCACCTTTATGTCAACAACTATGTGTACGCAAATCCTAGTGCAGATTTTTATTCTGCCGCTTGGGATACCATCATTCCACTGGCAAGTTTTTTGCTCGTTGCAGTCATATATTTGCAGCAAAGGTATGGTGGCCTTGTTATTCTTCCTACGAAATTCAGGGACTTGGAATTATATGCAAAAGTGCCTGAAGCTTAA
- the LOC108217653 gene encoding uncharacterized protein LOC108217653 isoform X2, which translates to MKQILKGRSSRRPRRFERLIFLIHGFWSESSGKGCLVGSAPWYSSKGEHITLEAMFKINFSMSSTYSNSFVTGEFESLSHLNDDSYFNPISVYSVPEVTWYEYKLISEETVKEYYVFHNAESSVPGSKLGKICSFFNKMHLSDFSLEYARSCNSSLRKCSLLDGVDKYSPGYVSLYIIQCNEYRKMMRILVRLPTPGYDERYDMLDPNTTLVGEGLWDEKTNSLVIVACRTSSSSSSGDAHLGDCSFRLSLYYPSVWSIKTRDKVVGRIWTNKTAQDVGYFDPINFRNSVGFIKVPGFKYEYTEIEKVNKLCPTKALTRGERYPSGEFYDMRFDMSLQDSEYIGGGSAKPIFIGNKSYLDYSVFRTNSRQGGNGENVKSEVEFENVVSDNVQLNVSYKLGISLMSGVKSGSGRHSILHTSFRPHGYIIISAEGVYDSGTGSLCMTGCRNLAFRNFQDCDIVLHFHFPGSTRAKGGFMKGSIQSTRNQSDPHFFEQLNMTSSASTSSEERQSLWRIDLEITMVLICNMNACILVCFQLYHMKRYPSTVPHMSLVMLVILALGHLIPLVLNFEALSMAPQNTQTIKLGRFEWLEVNEVIVRVATMVAFIMQFRLLQLAWTARHAGQSTDPDISVAEIKTLLVLLPIYIVGGMDAYLLKWEKFNYSKSSRALNYSRVQYQQYTLWGYLRSYATLILDGFLFPQVILNLFQMSRQSALSMPFILGTTLVHSVPHAYHLYVNNYVYANPSADFYSAAWDTIIPLASFLLVAVIYLQQRYGGLVILPTKFRDLELYAKVPEA; encoded by the exons ATGAAACAGATCTTAAAG GGAAGATCATCTCGACGTCCTAGGAGGTTTGAACGGTTGATATTCTTGATACATGGATTCTGGTCAGAGTCTTCTGGGAAAGGCTGCTTAGTGGGATCTGCTCCTTGGTACTCAAGTAAAGGTGAGCATATCACTCTTGAAGCTATGTTTAAGATAAATTTTTCTATGAGTTCAACATATTCTAACAGTTTTGTAACTGGGGAATTCGAAAGCTTGAGTCATTTGAATGATGATAGTTACTTTAATCCGATTTCAGTATATTCTGTTCCTGAAGTAACTTGGTATGAGTATAAGTTAATATCTGAGGAAACTGTGAAAGAATACTATGTATTTCATAATGCTGAAAGTTCAGTTCCTGGTTCAAAACTTGGAAAGATATGTTCGTTTTTCAACAAAATGCATCTCTCTGATTTTTCTCTGGAGTATGCGCGCAGTTGCAACAGTTCTTTAAGGAAATGTTCTCTGCTTGACGGAGTAGATAAATATTCGCCTGGTTATGTTTCCTTGTATATCATTCAATGCAATGAATACAGAAAGATGATGCGCATTTTGGTACGCCTTCCGACCCCGGGCTATGATGAGAGGTATGATATGTTGGATCCCAACACAACATTAGTTGGGGAAGGATTGTGGGATGAGAAAACGAATTCTCTAGTCATCGTTGCTTGCAGGACTTCAAGTTCCAGTTCTTCCGGAGATGCTCATCTTGGGGATTGTTCATTTCGGTTAAGCCTGTATTACCCTTCAGTATGGTCAATTAAAACCAGGGACAAAGTTGTGGGACGGATTTGGACAAATAAGACTGCACAAGATGTAGGGTACTTCGACCCGATCAATTTCAGGAATTCTGTTGGATTCATAAAAGTGCCTGGTTTTAAGTATGAATACACTGAAATTGAGAAGGTAAATAAGCTATGCCCAACGAAGGCTCTTACAAGGGGAGAGAGATACCCAAGTGGAGAGTTCTATGATATGAGGTTTGACATGTCTTTGCAAGACTCAGAGTATATTGGTGGGGGTTCTGCAAAACCGATCTTCATAGGCAATAAATCGTATCTGGATTATTCTGTTTTTAGAACAAACTCAAGACAGGGAGGTAATGGAGAAAATGTAAAATCCGAAGTGGAGTTTGAAAATGTTGTTTCGGATAATGTTCAATTGAATGTTAGTTACAAATTGGGGATTTCATTAATGAGTGGTGTCAAATCGGGATCTGGCCGTCATTCTATACTGCATACATCCTTCAGACCACACggttatataattatatctgcTGAAGGAGTTTATGATTCTGGAACAGGATCCCTTTGTATGACAGGCTGTAGAAATCTGGCCTTTCGCAATTTTCAGGACTGTGATATAGTCCTGCATTTCCACTTCCCCGGATCAACCAGGGCTAAAGGTGGTTTTATGAAGGGTAGCATACAAAGCACAAGGAATCAAAGTGACCCGCATTTCTTTGAGCAGTTGAACATGACATCATCCGCCTCCACCAGTTCTGAGGAACGGCAATCCTTATGGAGGATTGATTTAGAGATCACAATGGTTTTGATCTGTAACATGAATGCATGTATACTTGTTTGTTTTCAGCTTTACCATATGAAAAGGTATCCTAGTACCGTTCCTCATATGTCACTTGTTATGCTTGTGATACTTGCATTGGGGCACCTGATCCCTCTCGTCCTAAACTTTGAAGCACTGTCCATGGCACCGCAAAATACACAAACTATAAAGCTAGGTAGATTTGAATGGCTAGAAGTGAATGAGGTGATTGTAAGAGTTGCTACAATGGTAGCCTTCATCATGCAATTCCGTCTCCTTCAATTAGCCTGGACTGCACGACATGCTGGCCAGAGTACTGATCCGGACATATCAGTTGCTGAGATAAAGACTTTACTAGTTTTGTTGCCAATATACATAGTTGGTGGGATGGATGCATATCTTTTGAAATGGGAGAAGTTTAACTATAGCAAGTCATCGCGTGCACTTAACTATTCACGAGTTCAGTACCAACAATATACTCTCTGGGGATATTTGAGATCATATGCTACCCTGATACTTGATGGCTTTCTCTTTCCCCAAGTAATTCTCAATTTATTCCAGATGTCAAGGCAAAGTGCTCTGTCTATGCCGTTTATCCTAGGAACGACATTGGTTCATTCAGTTCCTCATGCCTACCACCTTTATGTCAACAACTATGTGTACGCAAATCCTAGTGCAGATTTTTATTCTGCCGCTTGGGATACCATCATTCCACTGGCAAGTTTTTTGCTCGTTGCAGTCATATATTTGCAGCAAAGGTATGGTGGCCTTGTTATTCTTCCTACGAAATTCAGGGACTTGGAATTATATGCAAAAGTGCCTGAAGCTTAA